The genomic interval GTCCTTCTCGGTTTCCCGACCCCGGTCGAGGCGAACGCCCACGTACGCCAGATCCAGGGCCTCGCCGTCAGTGAGGAGGCCCGGGGCCGGGGCGTGGGCCGCGCCCTGATCCGCGCGGTCACCGACGAAGCCCGCCGCCGGGGCGCCCGCCGCCTCACCCTGCGCGTCCTCAGCCACAACACCCCGGCCCGCAGGCTCTACGAGTCCGAGGGCTTCACGGTCGAGGGCGTGCTGCCCGAGGAGTTCCTGCTGGCGGGGGAGTACGTCGACGACGTGCTCATGGGGCGCCGTCTCTGAGGACCTGGTCGGCCGC from Streptomyces sp. CC0208 carries:
- a CDS encoding GNAT family N-acetyltransferase, which gives rise to MPELSIRRALPDDDEELARLDRATWSTLHAVTPRQHPPYRPFFGEHHLPDDCLLAETDRRILGYVLLGFPTPVEANAHVRQIQGLAVSEEARGRGVGRALIRAVTDEARRRGARRLTLRVLSHNTPARRLYESEGFTVEGVLPEEFLLAGEYVDDVLMGRRL